A genomic segment from Kyrpidia tusciae DSM 2912 encodes:
- a CDS encoding Cas10/Cmr2 second palm domain-containing protein, which yields MSRFLLAAEADKIQDLLFRSSHLREVVGGSQLLVRFCEKVPKYLLPRYGGDPDRDVIIHDGGSFRILFDERAQAEAFGEELAEAYRLVTGGSLTVAEPVEAPDGAFGSSAFLANEALRKAKRWRQGWHSPEQMPYLAFCASCGIGLAVAYQAYHPNEEQYLCSSCQNKYAERARGFKDFLEPFRREVVEGEPELEGAGWPGYEKPGDGSQNGPNGPDDILENIAAYDPRQYVAYLLADGNDMGTVFSKCVEIEQMRELSKGLGRVIRRALAIPTKELMKTTQRENGQNLSIPVWPLIMGGDDLFALIPAPWALDFARRFCEVYESEMAALLKDIGLADEVRPSVSTAVVICKSKHPYSHAHEIGDARLKEAKRLGKQLTLCEKQPKTGPRSTVNFEVVLGGRLADTVDSGEYRSTLRPYFATSGGPEESALSITRLLDLRRELRALPNRRLAELQQLFDHAPRLSEKDELNSWNRTLNRLLERIERFSEEAGRILRRLMEEPGDKWPGKPWRYVIRGSGHWYGHELPDLLEAWDFAFRVDKLRSEYEGED from the coding sequence GTGAGCCGTTTTCTTCTGGCGGCCGAGGCCGATAAGATTCAGGATCTCCTGTTTCGTTCCTCCCACCTGCGCGAGGTGGTGGGCGGGAGTCAACTGCTCGTCCGATTTTGCGAGAAAGTGCCCAAATATTTGTTGCCCCGTTACGGCGGCGATCCGGACCGGGATGTCATTATTCACGACGGAGGGAGTTTCCGCATCCTATTTGATGAAAGAGCACAAGCAGAGGCTTTCGGCGAGGAATTGGCGGAAGCATACCGCTTGGTGACGGGAGGGAGTCTGACGGTCGCCGAACCGGTGGAGGCACCCGACGGAGCCTTCGGTTCGTCAGCCTTCCTAGCCAATGAGGCGCTTCGGAAGGCCAAACGCTGGCGCCAAGGGTGGCACAGTCCGGAACAGATGCCCTATCTGGCGTTCTGCGCGTCGTGCGGCATCGGCCTCGCGGTGGCCTACCAGGCGTACCATCCAAATGAAGAGCAATATTTGTGTTCCTCGTGCCAGAACAAATATGCCGAGCGAGCACGCGGGTTCAAGGATTTCTTGGAACCGTTCCGCCGCGAGGTGGTGGAGGGTGAACCGGAGTTGGAAGGTGCCGGATGGCCCGGTTATGAAAAACCGGGGGACGGCAGCCAAAACGGCCCAAACGGTCCGGATGATATCTTGGAGAACATTGCGGCCTATGATCCGCGCCAATATGTCGCGTATCTGCTCGCCGACGGCAATGACATGGGGACGGTATTTTCCAAATGTGTGGAAATCGAGCAGATGCGGGAATTGTCCAAAGGACTCGGCCGGGTCATTCGCCGGGCTTTGGCAATTCCGACTAAAGAACTGATGAAAACAACACAGCGCGAAAATGGACAAAACTTGTCGATCCCGGTGTGGCCCCTGATCATGGGCGGCGACGATCTCTTTGCCCTGATCCCCGCCCCCTGGGCTCTGGATTTTGCCCGGCGATTTTGTGAAGTTTACGAGTCCGAAATGGCAGCTCTGCTTAAAGACATCGGTCTGGCGGATGAGGTTCGGCCGAGTGTTTCCACTGCCGTTGTGATTTGCAAGTCTAAACATCCCTATTCCCACGCCCACGAAATCGGCGATGCGCGGTTGAAAGAGGCGAAGCGATTGGGCAAACAGTTGACGTTGTGCGAGAAACAGCCAAAAACCGGTCCCCGGTCCACCGTTAACTTTGAAGTTGTATTGGGCGGTCGGCTGGCCGACACCGTTGATAGCGGAGAGTATCGCTCGACCCTGCGGCCTTATTTCGCAACGAGCGGCGGACCGGAAGAAAGCGCTTTGTCTATCACCCGTTTGCTCGATCTGCGTCGGGAATTGCGCGCTCTTCCGAACAGACGGCTTGCGGAGTTGCAACAGTTGTTTGACCACGCTCCGAGATTATCGGAGAAGGATGAGCTTAACAGCTGGAATCGGACATTGAATCGACTGTTGGAGAGGATCGAACGGTTCAGTGAAGAGGCGGGCCGGATCCTGAGGCGTCTCATGGAAGAGCCGGGGGACAAGTGGCCGGGAAAGCCGTGGCGTTATGTAATCCGGGGATCCGGCCATTGGTATGGTCACGAATTGCCCGACCTCTTGGAAGCGTGGGACTTTGCCTTTCGTGTCGACAAGCTCCGTTCGGAGTACGAAGGAGAAGATTGA
- a CDS encoding RAMP superfamily CRISPR-associated protein codes for MLTLTFEIEWISNYHVGAGHGKGFGVDSALLRDPDRTPILRGSMLAGLLRDGTCRLLQVIPSKKNSTGDVVDRLFGSPAQEKSWRISSAGPTTRFVQDSSTRWRVRIDPRTRRSEPHKLFSQEEGVAGQTFRFTVTSPYSDEVALDEAALLVAAARFVRESGRSRRRGLGECVIHLVDVVGADTGKPRDESWEEWLLKRFERVWLHGEPHGERRTGMTVRHAWPSAEKGREEGKEKREDRTRVRLRMIAYLDEPLLIAQRAAAGNRYDTQTHISGNVILGALATLAARRNNMSDPATYRDFVALFLRGKMRCSMLYPAYYHNDYLYPTIPAPYGLLTCSVVPFRGDDVGHGVFPAWKQEKDRCPVCGSRLEPVGQYVVYHQNVGTLLPERFTEMHIRIDPNSQRVAPGNLYSYSVLGAGQYFLGEIQLSGEKWWHRLQERTGIGETRAFTLWLGKARQRGYGKVTGWLERIDSQPFLWVPWPLDRRVKDPSQPLTLTFLTDAIVTHTWGQQAAGISEEWLNRLLGVEKVVLHEVYARTKVVDGFNAVLGLPRWRDMALAAGTTVVFQLPDPPGDWAARLQRLEDGGIGIRRHEGFGRVAFNHPLFEERLSAEGVIRLQKDMRLRKPSEPDLFHRFWEERLDKAFSPDCFKGQEARLTGLARWLYANRNESPAALAARMNEIGQPASSLVALLGGVEECGERCQLNRFQAELREELEKIGRLLEFLQEKGEGHWRAGIESLAMRIASLVKDNTQGREEAK; via the coding sequence ATGCTCACCCTGACTTTCGAAATCGAATGGATATCGAATTATCACGTGGGCGCGGGCCATGGAAAAGGGTTTGGGGTGGATTCCGCTTTGCTGCGGGATCCGGACCGCACGCCGATTCTGCGGGGAAGCATGTTGGCAGGGTTGTTGCGGGACGGGACTTGCCGGTTGCTTCAGGTGATTCCTTCAAAGAAGAACTCCACCGGCGACGTCGTGGACAGGCTGTTCGGTTCTCCCGCACAGGAAAAATCTTGGCGGATTTCGTCCGCTGGGCCGACGACCCGGTTTGTCCAGGATTCTTCGACCCGTTGGCGTGTGCGCATCGATCCCCGAACCCGCCGGTCCGAACCGCACAAACTGTTTTCCCAGGAGGAAGGGGTGGCGGGGCAAACATTCCGGTTCACCGTCACATCTCCGTACAGCGACGAGGTGGCGCTGGATGAAGCGGCGTTGTTGGTGGCGGCGGCGCGATTTGTCAGAGAATCGGGCCGGTCTCGCCGCCGCGGACTGGGGGAATGCGTCATTCACCTGGTGGACGTCGTCGGGGCAGATACGGGGAAACCCCGGGACGAATCCTGGGAAGAGTGGCTGTTAAAGCGTTTTGAGAGAGTTTGGCTCCATGGCGAACCGCATGGCGAACGGCGAACCGGAATGACGGTGAGGCACGCTTGGCCGTCGGCGGAGAAAGGGAGAGAGGAAGGGAAGGAGAAACGGGAAGATCGGACGCGGGTACGTTTGAGAATGATCGCGTATCTGGATGAACCGCTGTTGATTGCCCAAAGGGCCGCCGCCGGGAATCGGTATGACACCCAGACACATATTTCTGGCAATGTCATTTTGGGTGCACTGGCTACTTTGGCTGCACGACGAAACAACATGAGCGATCCGGCCACGTATCGCGACTTTGTCGCTCTTTTCCTGCGCGGGAAGATGAGATGTTCGATGCTGTACCCCGCCTACTATCATAACGATTATCTCTACCCGACTATCCCGGCGCCGTATGGACTGTTGACGTGCAGTGTCGTGCCGTTCCGGGGAGATGATGTGGGCCATGGGGTTTTTCCAGCTTGGAAACAGGAAAAGGACCGGTGTCCCGTGTGCGGAAGCAGACTGGAACCGGTCGGCCAGTATGTGGTTTATCACCAGAACGTAGGCACCCTGTTGCCGGAACGTTTTACAGAAATGCACATCCGGATCGACCCGAACTCCCAGCGGGTTGCGCCGGGGAACTTGTACAGCTACAGCGTCCTTGGGGCGGGGCAGTATTTTCTTGGGGAGATTCAATTGAGTGGCGAAAAATGGTGGCACCGGCTGCAGGAAAGGACGGGGATCGGCGAAACGAGAGCGTTTACGTTGTGGTTAGGGAAGGCTCGCCAGCGGGGATACGGGAAAGTGACCGGCTGGTTGGAGCGGATCGACAGTCAGCCGTTTTTATGGGTTCCATGGCCGCTGGACCGGCGGGTGAAGGATCCTTCCCAACCGCTGACACTTACTTTTTTGACGGATGCGATCGTGACCCATACGTGGGGACAGCAGGCCGCCGGCATTTCGGAAGAATGGTTGAACCGGCTGCTCGGGGTGGAAAAGGTGGTTCTCCACGAGGTGTACGCCCGAACCAAAGTTGTGGACGGGTTCAACGCCGTCTTGGGGTTGCCCCGTTGGCGGGACATGGCCCTCGCGGCTGGTACGACGGTGGTGTTTCAGCTCCCGGATCCGCCAGGGGACTGGGCCGCGCGGCTGCAGAGGCTGGAGGACGGGGGAATCGGCATTCGGCGCCACGAAGGGTTTGGACGCGTTGCGTTCAATCACCCGCTGTTTGAAGAACGTTTAAGCGCCGAGGGAGTCATTCGCCTGCAAAAAGACATGAGATTGAGGAAACCTTCCGAACCTGATTTGTTTCATAGGTTTTGGGAAGAAAGGCTGGATAAAGCGTTTTCTCCGGATTGTTTCAAAGGGCAGGAGGCCCGGTTGACAGGACTGGCGCGATGGCTGTACGCCAATCGAAACGAATCCCCTGCCGCGCTGGCTGCGCGCATGAATGAGATTGGGCAACCGGCTTCGTCATTGGTCGCGCTCCTCGGAGGCGTTGAAGAATGCGGGGAGCGTTGCCAATTGAATCGTTTCCAGGCAGAATTGAGGGAAGAGTTAGAGAAAATCGGTCGGCTACTTGAGTTCTTGCAGGAAAAGGGCGAAGGACATTGGCGCGCGGGGATCGAAAGCTTAGCAATGAGGATTGCATCTCTTGTCAAGGACAACACCCAGGGGCGGGAGGAGGCCAAATGA
- a CDS encoding DEAD/DEAH box helicase translates to MLQKFREEMYEERVSSADGKIPLALIVLDERGRPDLEQIFISTFPWAYSLVLHDRLHDLKNFQKVEQTLKQNILQHLRPDPSHGSPTPLTVQEVLHLTDKLTRSICLPKEDAHQVKPFALRIPQRRNEPPEVDMLNSFFLEDLSTVRKALERENIGLALARYLYGLDPAERRDVVKDRTVLREILAPGRTPKSRWPGRNRPSLSLMQQCAVNHAARELGKSGMASVNGPPGTGKTTMLRDLVAKVVLDRAVVLAAFDHPEAAFRSPKRVPIRERIATIYRVDPALLGFEMVVASSNNQAVENISRQLPLCQEIADDFDPPIRYFASIADRLTVKQEDGMTWGLAAAVLGNKDNRRDFVERFWWEQERGMKHYLQAVGSPKDGADLPAVAVIEQAPKDQNEALTRWHTARANFRNSLERVTNLLHTLELAREALEQKEANRMDVHQTAEAAKKARLIQQQQEEKFAEAERLWKEAAERTAAAADDRKALLALRPNFFARLFSTNAYRHWQQRAEEALAAVSIAREEEKRYKEQRDRAQKEVEQARTQCERAEKERENALRRMQEIEEKIDRGRQLAGDCFADPDFWQQSEKDLERSTPWLGPDIQRARDELFKRAFELHRAFVDAAAKPLHANLGTMMAVLRTKSLHPDLTTLLRHLWASFFLVVPVVSTTFASFGRLFSGLGKEEIGWLFIDEAGQATPQSAVGALWRCRRAVVVGDPMQIEPVVTTPLPLIEALFKQFGVDPGQWAAPWISVQTLADRGSWLGTSLMGEGEPIWVGCPLRVHRRCDEPMFSISNQIAYNGLMVFATPPERPCRTGQVLGETRWIDVKGENIDGKWSPPEGERSAELLLIAVERRLQDGLQPCVPNDIFFITPFRQVAFKLRDHLRAALADCQKRHQIPLFSSEEELNEWFERQIGTIHTFQGKEAEAVILVLGAPGKQSLGARYWAGKSPNLLNVAVTRAKQRLYVIGDFSAWKSIPYFSTLSKSLGGPSH, encoded by the coding sequence TTGCTCCAAAAGTTTCGCGAAGAAATGTACGAGGAACGTGTCTCGTCTGCAGACGGGAAAATTCCCCTCGCTCTCATTGTTCTCGACGAGAGGGGACGGCCTGACCTGGAACAAATCTTTATTTCGACCTTCCCGTGGGCTTACAGCTTGGTACTCCACGATCGACTCCATGATTTGAAAAATTTCCAGAAAGTCGAGCAGACCTTGAAGCAGAACATCCTGCAGCACCTTCGACCCGATCCAAGTCATGGCAGCCCGACCCCGCTCACTGTCCAGGAGGTCCTCCATCTCACAGATAAGTTGACCCGCTCCATCTGCTTGCCGAAAGAAGACGCCCACCAGGTGAAGCCGTTTGCTCTCCGCATCCCGCAACGCAGAAACGAACCGCCCGAAGTCGATATGCTCAACAGCTTTTTCTTGGAAGACCTATCCACAGTGCGGAAAGCCCTCGAAAGGGAAAACATCGGCCTTGCCCTGGCCAGGTATTTGTACGGTCTCGATCCGGCCGAACGGCGCGATGTCGTGAAAGATCGGACTGTGCTCCGGGAAATCCTGGCTCCCGGCCGCACTCCGAAATCCCGGTGGCCCGGACGCAACCGGCCTTCTTTGTCCCTGATGCAGCAGTGTGCGGTCAACCATGCGGCCAGGGAATTGGGGAAATCCGGCATGGCGTCCGTCAACGGACCACCCGGCACCGGGAAAACCACCATGTTGCGCGATCTCGTGGCGAAAGTGGTGTTGGACCGCGCCGTGGTCCTCGCGGCGTTCGATCACCCGGAAGCAGCCTTCCGCTCGCCAAAACGAGTCCCGATCCGCGAAAGAATCGCAACGATTTACCGGGTGGACCCCGCCCTTCTCGGGTTCGAGATGGTCGTCGCCTCATCGAACAATCAGGCCGTGGAAAACATCAGTCGCCAACTCCCGCTTTGCCAGGAGATTGCCGATGATTTTGATCCACCGATCCGGTATTTTGCCTCCATCGCCGATCGCCTCACTGTTAAACAAGAAGACGGCATGACGTGGGGACTGGCCGCGGCGGTTTTGGGCAATAAGGACAATCGCCGGGATTTTGTCGAACGCTTTTGGTGGGAACAAGAGCGAGGCATGAAACACTATTTGCAGGCGGTCGGCTCCCCAAAGGACGGTGCCGACTTGCCGGCGGTGGCTGTCATTGAACAAGCCCCAAAAGATCAAAACGAGGCGTTAACCCGTTGGCACACCGCACGGGCGAACTTCAGGAATTCTTTAGAACGCGTCACAAACCTGTTGCACACCCTGGAACTGGCAAGAGAAGCCCTGGAACAGAAAGAGGCAAACCGGATGGATGTGCATCAGACCGCGGAGGCAGCCAAAAAGGCGCGGTTGATCCAGCAGCAACAGGAAGAAAAATTCGCCGAAGCAGAACGGCTCTGGAAGGAAGCCGCCGAACGCACCGCCGCAGCAGCCGACGATCGAAAGGCTCTTCTCGCTCTCCGCCCAAACTTTTTCGCCCGTCTTTTCTCCACAAACGCCTACCGGCACTGGCAACAGCGCGCAGAAGAGGCCTTGGCCGCTGTCAGCATCGCACGAGAGGAAGAAAAACGATACAAGGAGCAACGGGATCGAGCGCAAAAAGAAGTCGAACAGGCGAGAACTCAGTGTGAAAGGGCCGAAAAAGAGCGTGAGAACGCTTTGCGGCGCATGCAAGAGATTGAGGAGAAGATTGACCGGGGGCGCCAACTCGCCGGGGATTGTTTCGCCGATCCGGACTTTTGGCAGCAAAGCGAAAAGGACTTGGAACGAAGCACGCCATGGCTGGGGCCGGACATTCAGCGGGCGCGGGATGAACTTTTTAAGCGGGCGTTTGAGTTACACCGCGCCTTTGTCGACGCGGCGGCCAAGCCTCTGCACGCGAACCTCGGCACCATGATGGCAGTATTGCGCACCAAGTCCCTTCACCCCGACCTCACCACGCTGCTTCGACACCTTTGGGCCAGTTTTTTCTTGGTCGTGCCGGTGGTCTCCACCACTTTCGCGTCCTTTGGCAGGCTTTTCAGCGGCCTCGGGAAGGAAGAAATCGGATGGCTGTTCATCGACGAAGCCGGTCAAGCCACGCCGCAATCGGCAGTCGGCGCCCTGTGGAGGTGCCGCCGAGCCGTGGTTGTCGGGGACCCCATGCAAATCGAACCGGTTGTCACCACCCCCCTGCCGTTGATCGAAGCCCTGTTCAAACAGTTTGGCGTAGATCCAGGCCAATGGGCGGCTCCGTGGATATCCGTCCAGACGTTGGCCGACCGGGGGAGTTGGCTGGGAACCTCTCTGATGGGTGAGGGTGAACCGATCTGGGTCGGCTGCCCTCTGCGGGTCCATCGCCGGTGCGATGAACCCATGTTTTCCATTTCGAATCAGATCGCTTACAACGGCTTGATGGTGTTCGCCACGCCCCCGGAACGGCCGTGCCGGACCGGCCAAGTGCTTGGGGAAACCCGGTGGATTGACGTCAAAGGAGAAAACATCGACGGAAAATGGTCGCCCCCGGAAGGAGAGAGATCGGCGGAACTGTTGCTGATCGCCGTCGAACGCCGTCTTCAAGACGGATTGCAGCCGTGTGTGCCGAATGATATCTTTTTCATCACACCATTTCGTCAAGTCGCTTTCAAATTGAGGGATCACTTGAGAGCCGCCCTGGCCGATTGTCAAAAACGACACCAGATTCCTCTTTTTTCTTCGGAAGAGGAGCTCAACGAGTGGTTCGAGCGGCAAATCGGGACCATCCACACCTTTCAGGGCAAAGAGGCGGAAGCGGTGATCCTGGTCCTGGGAGCACCCGGCAAACAATCTCTAGGAGCGCGGTATTGGGCGGGAAAATCGCCAAACTTGCTCAATGTCGCCGTGACCCGTGCTAAGCAGCGCCTCTATGTGATCGGAGATTTTTCCGCCTGGAAGTCAATACCCTATTTTTCCACATTGTCAAAGTCTCTCGGCGGCCCGTCCCATTGA
- a CDS encoding RAMP superfamily CRISPR-associated protein — MIYKVIMGTLETRTSVHVGSGKGNELTDALIHCDADGRPVIPGTAIAGALRALLTRLAPRLSGTACRALAQTPDERKLSCSCPVCRLFGDVNPSDTEGITSAASRLLVFNARPLSGTMPLTWIRDGVGIERASGVAARAGAVKFDLEVLPPGVKFELRMELRGASEEDEQLLAAGLAEWKAERLWIGGRAARGLGFVALHHLEFRELRLGQPAQLMHYLRSDQPWERAAPVQDWLMARCEAIRSKAEKSWHGSDDRGDTGRELPKAAARSWITLRGTLQTEGGVLMNDSLTAMVSGFDHAPLLSRLSEWEQPVLGGAGIRGILRSHAERLARTLAARRAANREDFLRRCPACDPNARSRVKNQYLYLESCDSLLRKIESGPGTADGYLDSLCLACRLFGSPRRGSRLIVEDAPFFSTPDQPEPQYKMMDFLAIDRFTGGGVNGLKFDALVLWRPAFKLRLHLENPEDWELGWLALVLRDLADGWLTVGFGRAKGFGRVRLTEWEATFGYLSEDDAPRGLEELGLSVERSGVYKTVQVSPGTTGWKDVARNWVRAFHKEVENFVRPEVLVLQKDHDFDHLEKLYRYNEIL; from the coding sequence ATGATCTACAAGGTTATCATGGGAACGCTGGAGACCCGAACCTCCGTTCATGTGGGCAGCGGCAAGGGGAATGAGTTGACCGATGCCCTGATCCATTGCGATGCTGACGGTCGGCCGGTCATTCCGGGGACCGCCATTGCCGGCGCGTTGCGGGCGTTGCTCACCCGGCTGGCCCCTCGCCTCTCGGGGACGGCTTGCCGGGCGCTGGCACAGACGCCAGACGAACGCAAGCTCTCTTGTTCCTGCCCGGTCTGCAGGCTCTTCGGAGATGTGAACCCGTCTGACACGGAGGGGATCACCTCGGCGGCTTCCCGGCTCTTGGTGTTCAATGCCCGCCCTCTTTCCGGGACGATGCCCCTCACCTGGATTCGTGACGGCGTGGGGATCGAGCGGGCCTCCGGTGTGGCCGCAAGAGCCGGGGCGGTGAAGTTTGACCTGGAGGTCCTGCCTCCGGGTGTGAAATTTGAACTGCGAATGGAGCTTCGCGGTGCGAGCGAAGAAGATGAGCAGCTTTTGGCGGCGGGGTTGGCCGAATGGAAAGCAGAGCGGCTGTGGATCGGTGGTCGAGCCGCTCGCGGGCTCGGATTCGTGGCGTTGCACCACCTGGAATTCCGAGAATTACGTTTGGGTCAACCGGCCCAACTGATGCATTATTTGCGATCGGACCAGCCCTGGGAGCGGGCTGCGCCCGTCCAAGATTGGCTGATGGCGCGGTGTGAGGCGATCCGTTCCAAGGCCGAAAAGAGCTGGCATGGATCGGACGACCGGGGCGATACCGGGCGCGAACTCCCCAAAGCGGCGGCCCGAAGCTGGATCACCCTGAGAGGAACCCTACAGACCGAAGGCGGGGTGCTGATGAACGACAGCCTGACCGCCATGGTCAGCGGCTTTGATCATGCACCGCTGTTAAGCCGGTTGTCGGAATGGGAACAGCCGGTGTTGGGTGGCGCCGGAATTAGAGGAATCCTGCGGTCTCACGCCGAGCGGCTGGCGCGGACCTTGGCTGCTCGCCGTGCCGCAAACCGCGAGGACTTCCTGCGCCGTTGTCCGGCGTGCGATCCCAACGCCAGAAGCCGGGTGAAAAACCAGTACTTGTATCTGGAAAGCTGCGACAGCTTGCTGAGAAAAATTGAATCTGGTCCCGGGACGGCTGATGGATATCTCGATTCCCTCTGCTTGGCTTGTCGCCTGTTCGGCAGTCCGCGACGGGGGAGCCGTTTGATCGTTGAAGACGCACCTTTCTTCTCGACACCGGATCAACCCGAACCCCAATATAAAATGATGGATTTTTTGGCGATCGACCGTTTTACCGGCGGCGGGGTGAACGGGCTCAAGTTCGACGCTTTGGTTCTGTGGCGCCCGGCGTTCAAATTGCGGCTGCACTTGGAGAATCCGGAGGATTGGGAACTGGGCTGGTTGGCCCTGGTGCTCCGGGACTTGGCCGACGGTTGGCTGACTGTGGGTTTTGGGCGCGCCAAAGGGTTTGGCCGGGTGAGGCTAACGGAGTGGGAAGCGACTTTCGGCTACTTGTCGGAGGACGACGCGCCCCGGGGGCTGGAGGAATTGGGATTGTCGGTGGAGAGGAGCGGGGTTTATAAGACCGTTCAAGTGTCGCCCGGCACGACGGGGTGGAAGGATGTGGCGCGGAATTGGGTCCGAGCATTCCACAAAGAAGTGGAAAATTTTGTTAGACCGGAAGTCCTCGTGTTGCAAAAGGATCATGATTTCGACCATCTTGAAAAACTCTACCGGTACAACGAAATCCTTTGA
- a CDS encoding CRISPR-associated protein Cas02710, with protein sequence MDEESLRSDTRRYWELQRHNDSTDWVLEQYISDKRQKLGGNSLLEAEMEQIRQRSSPEHCETLVLLVGLSLEPLLQSICLYQPAGILLVLSDDEYAGEPRHAYVGHVFEAIERLRDEGLIDRVPKYLGKNPAGEGQFVETADDPLAVFRTLVETLRDEPCPVIDITGGKKSMVAGAFLYAAYAGVRISYVDFTEYDRNSRRPYGYLSKIGELPNPYEKFALREWERVRLLYQRYQFREARRLLEDIWKAMSALMADSANALDSLDRYLEYYEKWDQGDYRGAEEIQRDLGNFRQPNAVVELGGRWYRIEGDDYVEPPKYLYGDQEVLKVYAYDELKRIQRLIDYTQDYRSAFLRAGALNEIIMLARLVDLIKDDNDRKRFLEPLDNKTPSAESVFKALTNPDKEIHVGSNRKKHDISFKNAPEMTLPKPPEMKPWWNKTVMFRDDPSKGEKGWDKFLNRRNDLMHKYFPVSRQWAEDALRFVEANFEDFLGLRTKDMPLYAEAVPWPELCELCGLQRFLPSSLVRDEAGKGGSE encoded by the coding sequence ATGGACGAGGAGAGCCTGAGATCAGATACCCGAAGATATTGGGAGTTGCAACGGCACAATGACTCGACTGATTGGGTGTTGGAACAGTACATTTCTGATAAGAGACAAAAATTAGGCGGAAACAGTTTGTTGGAAGCGGAGATGGAACAAATTCGACAACGTAGTTCTCCTGAGCATTGCGAGACCCTCGTCCTTCTAGTTGGACTTTCCTTAGAGCCCCTACTTCAATCGATATGCCTGTACCAACCTGCAGGGATTCTGTTGGTGTTGAGCGACGACGAATATGCCGGTGAACCGAGGCACGCGTATGTCGGCCATGTCTTTGAGGCGATTGAGCGCCTGCGGGACGAGGGGTTGATCGATCGTGTCCCGAAATACTTGGGGAAGAACCCGGCCGGAGAGGGTCAATTTGTGGAAACCGCTGACGACCCACTGGCTGTGTTTCGCACCTTGGTGGAGACGCTCCGCGACGAACCTTGTCCGGTCATCGACATCACCGGCGGGAAGAAGAGCATGGTGGCGGGGGCTTTTTTGTACGCCGCGTACGCAGGAGTGCGGATTTCGTATGTCGATTTTACAGAATACGACCGAAATTCGCGCCGCCCATACGGTTACCTGTCGAAAATTGGCGAGCTGCCCAATCCGTATGAGAAATTCGCCTTGCGCGAATGGGAGCGGGTGCGGCTCTTGTATCAGCGGTATCAATTCCGGGAGGCCAGGAGACTGTTGGAGGACATCTGGAAGGCGATGTCTGCCTTGATGGCCGACTCTGCAAATGCGCTGGACAGCCTGGACAGGTATCTCGAATACTACGAAAAATGGGATCAGGGCGACTACCGGGGCGCGGAAGAGATCCAACGAGATCTTGGAAACTTCCGGCAGCCCAACGCCGTGGTGGAACTGGGTGGCCGATGGTATCGAATCGAAGGGGACGATTACGTCGAACCGCCTAAGTATCTGTATGGGGACCAAGAGGTGCTCAAGGTATACGCATATGATGAACTGAAGCGCATCCAACGGCTGATTGACTATACCCAAGACTATCGTTCGGCATTTCTTCGGGCTGGGGCTTTGAATGAAATTATTATGTTGGCTCGGTTGGTCGATTTGATAAAAGATGACAATGATCGTAAGCGGTTTTTGGAGCCTTTGGATAACAAGACCCCTTCAGCCGAATCAGTCTTTAAAGCGTTGACAAATCCTGATAAAGAAATACATGTGGGTTCAAATAGAAAGAAACATGATATATCGTTTAAAAATGCTCCGGAGATGACCTTGCCTAAGCCGCCTGAGATGAAACCTTGGTGGAACAAGACGGTCATGTTTCGCGACGACCCTTCGAAAGGCGAGAAGGGTTGGGACAAATTCCTTAACCGGCGTAACGACTTAATGCACAAATACTTTCCGGTTTCAAGACAATGGGCGGAGGATGCGTTGAGATTTGTCGAGGCGAATTTCGAAGATTTTCTGGGACTGCGGACAAAGGATATGCCTTTATACGCTGAAGCCGTTCCCTGGCCGGAGCTGTGCGAATTGTGCGGATTGCAACGGTTCTTGCCTTCCAGTCTTGTCCGGGATGAGGCCGGGAAGGGGGGATCGGAGTGA